From one Suricata suricatta isolate VVHF042 chromosome 8, meerkat_22Aug2017_6uvM2_HiC, whole genome shotgun sequence genomic stretch:
- the IL9R gene encoding interleukin-9 receptor isoform X2 encodes MGPGRGIWEGWTSESEAVTREPSTWLLVCTCIGAWVGLGVSVHAAGGGLVAGSFTCLNNNILRIDCRWSAAEPGQGPSPWLLFTSNHAVGSVHRCVFRASECTVVLPPEEVLVPSDNFTITFHRYVSGKEQVSLVDPHYLPRRHVKLDPPSDLQSNVSSEYCVLTWSVGPALEPLTSMLSYELAFKRQGEAWEARHRDRIFGVTRLRLEAIELDPASSYEARLRVQMAAPEGDTVEEPHYEGQWSDWSQPVCFPSPRPSARGPLFSPRGQPDGTLVAVPVFLLLTSLTYLLFKFSPRVKRSFYQNVPSPVAFFQSLYSVHNGDFQAWIGAHRTGLLLSQGCVGSPRRASESSVQEAIAWLSCEPVDPWQPAVLEEQEKGPGLPEAVPLAGPVAQGGQPPAYLPQEDWVPVSPTRPAPPQAEGSGGDYCALGCPSVFPGAMQSSGPSLALACGRQSLNAWRGGTCLGDGHTEVPDTSECVA; translated from the exons ATGGGACCCGGCAGAGGCATCTGGGAAG GATGGACCTCGGAAAGTGAGGCCGTGACGCGAGAGCCGAGTACCTGGCTCCTGGTGTGCACCTGCATCGGCGCTTGGGTTGGCCTGGGAGTCTCCGTCCACGCGGCAGGAGGAG GGCTCGTGGCTGGGTCCTTCACCTGCCTCAACAACAACATCCTGAGGATTGATTGCCGCTGGTCTGCTGCAGAGCCGGGTCagggccccagcccctggctgctCTTCACCAG CAACCACGCTGTGGGCAGCGTGCACAGATGCGTCTTCCGGGCCAGCGAGTGCACTGTGGTGCTGCCGCCCGAGGAGGTGCTCGTGCCTTCCGACAACTTCACCATCACTTTCCATCGTTACGTCTCTGGGAAGGAGCAGGTCAGCCTGGTGGACCCGCACTACCTGCCCCGGAGGCATG TGAAGCTGGACCCTCCGTCTGATTTGCAGAGCAACGTCAGCTCTGAGTACTGTGTCCTGACCTGGAGCGTCGGTCCTGCCTTGGAGCCTCTGACCTCCATGCTCAGCTATGAGCTGGCCTTcaagaggcagggggaggcctgGGAG GCCCGGCACAGGGATCGCATTTTTGGGGTGACCCGGCTCCGGCTTGAAGCCATCGAGTTAGACCCCGCTTCCAGCTACGAGGCCAGGCTGCGCGTCCAGATGGCCGCGCCGGAGGGTGACACGGTGGAGGAGCCGCACTACGAGGGCCAGTGGAGCGACTGGAGCCAGCCTGtgtgcttcccctccccccggccctCGGCCCGAG GCCCCCTGTTCTCACCTCGGGGGCAGCCCGATGGCACCCTTGTCGCCGTGCCCGTCTTTCTGCTACTGACCAGCCTGACCTACCTCCTGTTCAAGTTTTCACCCAG GGTAAAGAGAAGCTTCTACCAGAACGTGCCCTCACCGGTGGCCTTCTTCCAGTCCCTTTACAGCGTGCACAATGGGGACTTCCAG GCCTGGATAGGGGCCCACAGAACCGGTCTGCTGCTGAGCCAGGGCTGTGTCGGTTCCCCGAGAAGAGCCTCGGAGTCTAGCGTCCAGGAGGCCATTGCATGGCTGAGCTGTGAGCCCGTGGATCCCTGGCAGCCGGCGGTCCtggaggagcaggagaagggcccTGGCCTCCCAGAGGCTGTGCCGCTAGCAGGGCCGGTGGCGCAAGGAGGGCAGCCCCCTGCCTACCTGCCACAGGAGGACTGGGTCCCTGTGAGCCCCACAAGGCCAGCTCCCCCGCAGGCAGAGGGCAGCGGCGGTGACTACTGTGCCTTGGGCTGCCCCTCCGTCTTCCCAGGAGCCATGCAGAGCTCTGGGCCGAGCCTGGCTCTGGCCTGTGGCCGGCAGAGCCTGAATGCCTGGCGAGGAGGGACCTGCCTGGGAGATGGTCACACAGAGGTGCCAGACACCAGTGAATGTGTCGCATGA
- the IL9R gene encoding interleukin-9 receptor isoform X1, with amino-acid sequence MGPGRGIWEGWTSESEAVTREPSTWLLVCTCIGAWVGLGVSVHAAGGGLVAGSFTCLNNNILRIDCRWSAAEPGQGPSPWLLFTSNHAVGSVHRCVFRASECTVVLPPEEVLVPSDNFTITFHRYVSGKEQVSLVDPHYLPRRHVKLDPPSDLQSNVSSEYCVLTWSVGPALEPLTSMLSYELAFKRQGEAWEQARHRDRIFGVTRLRLEAIELDPASSYEARLRVQMAAPEGDTVEEPHYEGQWSDWSQPVCFPSPRPSARGPLFSPRGQPDGTLVAVPVFLLLTSLTYLLFKFSPRVKRSFYQNVPSPVAFFQSLYSVHNGDFQAWIGAHRTGLLLSQGCVGSPRRASESSVQEAIAWLSCEPVDPWQPAVLEEQEKGPGLPEAVPLAGPVAQGGQPPAYLPQEDWVPVSPTRPAPPQAEGSGGDYCALGCPSVFPGAMQSSGPSLALACGRQSLNAWRGGTCLGDGHTEVPDTSECVA; translated from the exons ATGGGACCCGGCAGAGGCATCTGGGAAG GATGGACCTCGGAAAGTGAGGCCGTGACGCGAGAGCCGAGTACCTGGCTCCTGGTGTGCACCTGCATCGGCGCTTGGGTTGGCCTGGGAGTCTCCGTCCACGCGGCAGGAGGAG GGCTCGTGGCTGGGTCCTTCACCTGCCTCAACAACAACATCCTGAGGATTGATTGCCGCTGGTCTGCTGCAGAGCCGGGTCagggccccagcccctggctgctCTTCACCAG CAACCACGCTGTGGGCAGCGTGCACAGATGCGTCTTCCGGGCCAGCGAGTGCACTGTGGTGCTGCCGCCCGAGGAGGTGCTCGTGCCTTCCGACAACTTCACCATCACTTTCCATCGTTACGTCTCTGGGAAGGAGCAGGTCAGCCTGGTGGACCCGCACTACCTGCCCCGGAGGCATG TGAAGCTGGACCCTCCGTCTGATTTGCAGAGCAACGTCAGCTCTGAGTACTGTGTCCTGACCTGGAGCGTCGGTCCTGCCTTGGAGCCTCTGACCTCCATGCTCAGCTATGAGCTGGCCTTcaagaggcagggggaggcctgGGAG CAGGCCCGGCACAGGGATCGCATTTTTGGGGTGACCCGGCTCCGGCTTGAAGCCATCGAGTTAGACCCCGCTTCCAGCTACGAGGCCAGGCTGCGCGTCCAGATGGCCGCGCCGGAGGGTGACACGGTGGAGGAGCCGCACTACGAGGGCCAGTGGAGCGACTGGAGCCAGCCTGtgtgcttcccctccccccggccctCGGCCCGAG GCCCCCTGTTCTCACCTCGGGGGCAGCCCGATGGCACCCTTGTCGCCGTGCCCGTCTTTCTGCTACTGACCAGCCTGACCTACCTCCTGTTCAAGTTTTCACCCAG GGTAAAGAGAAGCTTCTACCAGAACGTGCCCTCACCGGTGGCCTTCTTCCAGTCCCTTTACAGCGTGCACAATGGGGACTTCCAG GCCTGGATAGGGGCCCACAGAACCGGTCTGCTGCTGAGCCAGGGCTGTGTCGGTTCCCCGAGAAGAGCCTCGGAGTCTAGCGTCCAGGAGGCCATTGCATGGCTGAGCTGTGAGCCCGTGGATCCCTGGCAGCCGGCGGTCCtggaggagcaggagaagggcccTGGCCTCCCAGAGGCTGTGCCGCTAGCAGGGCCGGTGGCGCAAGGAGGGCAGCCCCCTGCCTACCTGCCACAGGAGGACTGGGTCCCTGTGAGCCCCACAAGGCCAGCTCCCCCGCAGGCAGAGGGCAGCGGCGGTGACTACTGTGCCTTGGGCTGCCCCTCCGTCTTCCCAGGAGCCATGCAGAGCTCTGGGCCGAGCCTGGCTCTGGCCTGTGGCCGGCAGAGCCTGAATGCCTGGCGAGGAGGGACCTGCCTGGGAGATGGTCACACAGAGGTGCCAGACACCAGTGAATGTGTCGCATGA
- the IL9R gene encoding interleukin-9 receptor isoform X4: MGPGRGIWEGWTSESEAVTREPSTWLLVCTCIGAWVGLGVSVHAAGGGLVAGSFTCLNNNILRIDCRWSAAEPGQGPSPWLLFTSNHAVGSVHRCVFRASECTVVLPPEEVLVPSDNFTITFHRYVSGKEQVSLVDPHYLPRRHVKLDPPSDLQSNVSSEYCVLTWSVGPALEPLTSMLSYELAFKRQGEAWEQARHRDRIFGVTRLRLEAIELDPASSYEARLRVQMAAPEGDTVEEPHYEGQWSDWSQPVCFPSPRPSARGPLFSPRGQPDGTLVAVPVFLLLTSLTYLLFKFSPRPG, encoded by the exons ATGGGACCCGGCAGAGGCATCTGGGAAG GATGGACCTCGGAAAGTGAGGCCGTGACGCGAGAGCCGAGTACCTGGCTCCTGGTGTGCACCTGCATCGGCGCTTGGGTTGGCCTGGGAGTCTCCGTCCACGCGGCAGGAGGAG GGCTCGTGGCTGGGTCCTTCACCTGCCTCAACAACAACATCCTGAGGATTGATTGCCGCTGGTCTGCTGCAGAGCCGGGTCagggccccagcccctggctgctCTTCACCAG CAACCACGCTGTGGGCAGCGTGCACAGATGCGTCTTCCGGGCCAGCGAGTGCACTGTGGTGCTGCCGCCCGAGGAGGTGCTCGTGCCTTCCGACAACTTCACCATCACTTTCCATCGTTACGTCTCTGGGAAGGAGCAGGTCAGCCTGGTGGACCCGCACTACCTGCCCCGGAGGCATG TGAAGCTGGACCCTCCGTCTGATTTGCAGAGCAACGTCAGCTCTGAGTACTGTGTCCTGACCTGGAGCGTCGGTCCTGCCTTGGAGCCTCTGACCTCCATGCTCAGCTATGAGCTGGCCTTcaagaggcagggggaggcctgGGAG CAGGCCCGGCACAGGGATCGCATTTTTGGGGTGACCCGGCTCCGGCTTGAAGCCATCGAGTTAGACCCCGCTTCCAGCTACGAGGCCAGGCTGCGCGTCCAGATGGCCGCGCCGGAGGGTGACACGGTGGAGGAGCCGCACTACGAGGGCCAGTGGAGCGACTGGAGCCAGCCTGtgtgcttcccctccccccggccctCGGCCCGAG GCCCCCTGTTCTCACCTCGGGGGCAGCCCGATGGCACCCTTGTCGCCGTGCCCGTCTTTCTGCTACTGACCAGCCTGACCTACCTCCTGTTCAAGTTTTCACCCAG GCCTGGATAG
- the IL9R gene encoding interleukin-9 receptor isoform X3 — MGPGRGIWEGWTSESEAVTREPSTWLLVCTCIGAWVGLGVSVHAAGGGLVAGSFTCLNNNILRIDCRWSAAEPGQGPSPWLLFTSNHAVGSVHRCVFRASECTVVLPPEEVLVPSDNFTITFHRYVSGKEQVSLVDPHYLPRRHVKLDPPSDLQSNVSSEYCVLTWSVGPALEPLTSMLSYELAFKRQGEAWEQARHRDRIFGVTRLRLEAIELDPASSYEARLRVQMAAPEGDTVEEPHYEGQWSDWSQPVCFPSPRPSARGPLFSPRGQPDGTLVAVPVFLLLTSLTYLLFKFSPRTCIDRPAGQVKWRPNVWPEYEGPGEEH; from the exons ATGGGACCCGGCAGAGGCATCTGGGAAG GATGGACCTCGGAAAGTGAGGCCGTGACGCGAGAGCCGAGTACCTGGCTCCTGGTGTGCACCTGCATCGGCGCTTGGGTTGGCCTGGGAGTCTCCGTCCACGCGGCAGGAGGAG GGCTCGTGGCTGGGTCCTTCACCTGCCTCAACAACAACATCCTGAGGATTGATTGCCGCTGGTCTGCTGCAGAGCCGGGTCagggccccagcccctggctgctCTTCACCAG CAACCACGCTGTGGGCAGCGTGCACAGATGCGTCTTCCGGGCCAGCGAGTGCACTGTGGTGCTGCCGCCCGAGGAGGTGCTCGTGCCTTCCGACAACTTCACCATCACTTTCCATCGTTACGTCTCTGGGAAGGAGCAGGTCAGCCTGGTGGACCCGCACTACCTGCCCCGGAGGCATG TGAAGCTGGACCCTCCGTCTGATTTGCAGAGCAACGTCAGCTCTGAGTACTGTGTCCTGACCTGGAGCGTCGGTCCTGCCTTGGAGCCTCTGACCTCCATGCTCAGCTATGAGCTGGCCTTcaagaggcagggggaggcctgGGAG CAGGCCCGGCACAGGGATCGCATTTTTGGGGTGACCCGGCTCCGGCTTGAAGCCATCGAGTTAGACCCCGCTTCCAGCTACGAGGCCAGGCTGCGCGTCCAGATGGCCGCGCCGGAGGGTGACACGGTGGAGGAGCCGCACTACGAGGGCCAGTGGAGCGACTGGAGCCAGCCTGtgtgcttcccctccccccggccctCGGCCCGAG GCCCCCTGTTCTCACCTCGGGGGCAGCCCGATGGCACCCTTGTCGCCGTGCCCGTCTTTCTGCTACTGACCAGCCTGACCTACCTCCTGTTCAAGTTTTCACCCAG
- the POLR3K gene encoding DNA-directed RNA polymerase III subunit RPC10: protein MLLFCPGCGNGLIVEEGQRCHRFACNTCPYVHNITRKVTNRKYPKLKEVDDVLGGAAAWENVDSTAEPCPKCEHPRAYFMQLQTRSADEPMTTFYKCCNAQCGHRWRD, encoded by the exons ATGCTGCTCTTCTGCCCTGGTTGCGGGAATGGGCTAATCGTGGAAGAGGGACAGCGCTGCCACCGCTTCGCCTGCAACACCTGCCCCTACGTGCACAACATCACCCGCAAG GTCACGAATCGGAAGTACCCAAAGCTGAAAGAAGTGGATGATGTGCTTGGTGGAGCAGCTGCCTGGGAGAACGTTGACTCCACCGCAG AGCCCTGCCCTAAATGCGAGCATCCCCGGGCCTATTTCATGCAGCTTCAGACCCGCTCCGCAGACGAGCCCATGACCACTTTCTACAAATGCTGCAATGCTCAGTGTGGACACCGCTGGAGGGACTAG
- the SNRNP25 gene encoding U11/U12 small nuclear ribonucleoprotein 25 kDa protein, giving the protein METPTSRSQRALRQAASRFSLVFVEAPPLPTPLKGGGLLSSRVRVPPPSRTLTGSAGEAEGPRGALEQAEEEVAVRPETPEDDEDEEETLPHSEAVDVFQEGLAMVVQDPLLCDLPIQVTLEEVNSQIALEYGQAMTVRVCKMDGEIMPVVVVQHATVLDLKKAIQRYVQLRQEREGGIQHISWSYVWRTYYLTSAGEKLTEDRKKLRDYGIRNRDEVSFIKKLRQK; this is encoded by the exons ATGGAAACACCGACTTCGCGTTCCCAGCGAGCACTGCGGCAGGCCGCTTCGCGCTTCTCATTGGTCTTCGtggaggccccgcccctcccaacCCCCTTGAAGGGGGGGGGGTTACTGTCCTCGCGCGTGCGCGTACCGCCTCCATCGCGTACGCTAACTGGTAGTGCAGGCGAAGCCGAGGGTCCCAGAGGCGCCCTGGAGCAGGCGGAGGAGGAGGTGGCTGTACGGCCCGAGACGCCTGAAGACGATGAGGACGAGGAGGAAACGCTGCCACACTCCGAGGCGGTAGACGTGTTCCAGGAGGGTCTCGCCATGGTCGTGCAGGACCCGCTGCTCTGCGATCTACCGATCCAG GTTACTTTAGAAGAAGTCAATTCACAAATCGCACTAGAATATGGCCAAGCGATGACAGTCCGCGTGTGCAAGATGGATGGAGAAATAATGC CTGTGGTTGTGGTACAGCATGCCACGGTCCTGGACCTGAAGAAGGCCATTCAGAGATACGTGCAGCTCAGGCAGGAGCGCGAAGGGGGCATTCAGCACATCAGCTG GTCCTACGTGTGGAGGACATACTACCTGACCTCTGCAGGGGAGAAGCTCACAGAGGACAGGAAGAAGCTTCGAGA TTACGGCATCCGGAATCGGGATGAGGTGTCCTTCATCAAAAAGTTGAGGCAAAAATGA